Proteins encoded together in one Microcebus murinus isolate Inina chromosome 18, M.murinus_Inina_mat1.0, whole genome shotgun sequence window:
- the CCDC43 gene encoding coiled-coil domain-containing protein 43 — MRGGPAARPVRHCGRRAGSRQDPDPKMTAPSQVASAASGGGGSGGFGSWLDGRLEALGVDRAVYGAYILGVLQEEEEEEKLDALQGILSAFLEEDSLLNVCREIVERWSETQNVVTKVKKEDEVQAIATLIEKQAQIVVKPRMVSEEEKQRKAALLAQYADVTDEEDEADEKDDSGATTMNIGSDKSLFRNTNVEDVLNARKLERDSLRDESQRKKEQDKLQRERDKLAKQERKEKEKKRTQRGERKR; from the exons ATGCGCGGCGGGCCAGCGGCGCGGCCCGTCAGGCACTGCGGTCGGCGCGCCGGGAGCCGGCAGGACCCGGACCCCAAGATGACTGCGCCCAGCCAAGTAGCCTCGGCCGCCTCCGGCGGTGGCGGGAGCGGCGGCTTTGGATCGTGGCTAGACGGGCGATTGGAGGCGCTGGGAGTGGACCGAGCCGTTTACGGCGCCTACATTCTGGGTGtcctgcaggaggaggaggaagaagaaaagctgGACGCTCTGCAGGGTATCCTCTCCGCTTTCCTG GAAGAAGATTCCCTCCTTAATGTCTGCAGGGAGATTGTGGAACGATGGTCAGAAACTCAGAACGTTGTCACCAAAGTGAAAAAAGAAG ATGAAGTACAGGCCATTGCGACCCTAATTGAGAAGCAGGCACAGATCGTGGTGAAGCCCAGAATGGTATCAGAAgaggagaagcagagaaaagcTGCCCTCCTGGCCCAGTATGCTGATGTGACAGATGAAGAGGA TGAAGCAGATGAGAAGGATGATTCAGGTGCCACCACAATGAACATTGGTTCTGACAAAT CTCTGTTTCGAAACACCAATGTGGAAGATGTCCTCAATGCCCGAAAACTGGAGCGGGACTCGCTTCGGGATGAGTCCCAAAGGAAGAAGGAACAGGACAAGctgcagagggagagagacaaacTAGCCAAACAAGAGcgcaaggaaaaggaaaagaaaaggacacaGAGAGGGGAGCGAAAGCGATAA